One genomic window of Cellulophaga sp. Hel_I_12 includes the following:
- a CDS encoding outer membrane beta-barrel protein, whose product MKKMIFTAVFAFLGFMAFAQNESGFGIKGGLNYSANGDYFDSAGQAIQNPDSNVGYHLGIFGKLGNTIYFRPELVYTKTKSDYENNSLDMSKIDAPLLVGFKVIGPLTVFAGPSLQYILDTDFDGVTLGDVENDFTVGLNIGAGLNLGKIGIDLRYERGFSENEVSIIDANGGNAVVGRIDTRPDQLILSLSIKL is encoded by the coding sequence ATGAAAAAAATGATTTTTACGGCTGTATTTGCTTTTTTAGGCTTTATGGCATTTGCACAAAATGAATCTGGATTTGGAATTAAAGGAGGTTTAAACTACAGCGCCAATGGTGACTACTTTGATTCAGCAGGCCAGGCAATTCAAAACCCCGACAGCAATGTAGGCTATCACTTGGGTATCTTCGGAAAATTAGGGAATACTATTTATTTTAGACCAGAATTAGTATACACCAAGACCAAATCAGACTATGAGAATAATAGTCTCGATATGAGTAAAATCGATGCCCCTTTACTTGTAGGCTTTAAAGTGATTGGCCCCTTAACTGTTTTTGCTGGTCCTTCTTTGCAATACATTTTAGATACTGACTTTGACGGAGTTACTTTAGGTGATGTAGAAAATGATTTTACTGTGGGTCTTAACATAGGTGCTGGGCTCAACCTAGGCAAAATAGGGATTGATTTACGTTATGAAAGAGGCTTTTCTGAAAATGAGGTTTCAATAATTGACGCCAATGGAGGCAATGCAGTTGTTGGACGTATCGACACAAGACCAGATCAACTTATTTTAAGTTTATCCATAAAACTTTAA
- a CDS encoding helix-turn-helix domain-containing protein: MNPKKAILLPKYQKVFEQLGENIKLARKRRKLTTEQVSERAGINRTTLYRIEKGDPAVAIGSFFNVLRVLNLEDDFKKLAVDDEFGRKLQDLDLL; encoded by the coding sequence ATGAATCCTAAGAAAGCAATCTTGCTGCCGAAATATCAGAAGGTTTTTGAGCAGTTGGGTGAGAATATAAAGCTAGCGCGAAAGCGAAGAAAGCTAACGACCGAGCAGGTTTCTGAACGGGCTGGTATTAACCGGACAACACTTTACAGAATAGAAAAGGGTGACCCAGCGGTTGCTATAGGTTCTTTTTTTAATGTATTACGGGTATTAAATTTAGAAGATGATTTTAAAAAGCTTGCTGTGGATGACGAATTCGGTAGAAAATTGCAAGATCTTGATTTATTATAA
- a CDS encoding FKBP-type peptidyl-prolyl cis-trans isomerase: protein MKIRSLYLLLVLVFLTIVSCKKDDDGVVFVPPQNLSEIFVQDEAKLQAYFETHFYNYEEFANPQPGFDYKIVIDTIAGANSDKISLKNSPSFGFNSVEVNSSNFGTVKEESIAHKIYYIIARQGVGASPTFADSTYVQYEGSLLDGSIFDSSSAPVWFDLTTNIPGFSQGITSLKAGGDFIENGDGTITVNDFGIGAIFMPSALAYYSNSGNSGIPAYSPLVFKLNLVAVSEIDHDRDGIPSYMEDLNGNGNLSDDNTDIDTENSTQRFLPNYVDSDDDGDGKLTRDEIIINEDGTIEFPDADGDGVPDYLDKDTK from the coding sequence ATGAAAATCAGAAGTTTATATTTATTATTGGTACTAGTTTTTTTAACTATCGTTTCTTGTAAAAAAGATGATGATGGTGTGGTATTTGTACCACCTCAAAATTTAAGTGAAATATTTGTTCAGGATGAGGCTAAATTACAAGCTTATTTTGAAACCCATTTTTACAATTATGAAGAGTTTGCAAATCCGCAACCAGGCTTTGACTATAAAATCGTTATAGATACCATTGCAGGGGCAAATAGTGATAAAATTTCTTTAAAAAATTCCCCAAGCTTTGGTTTTAATTCTGTAGAGGTTAATTCTTCTAATTTTGGTACTGTTAAGGAGGAGTCTATAGCACACAAGATATATTATATTATTGCAAGACAAGGCGTTGGTGCTTCACCTACTTTTGCCGATTCGACTTATGTTCAGTACGAAGGTTCGTTATTAGATGGCTCAATTTTTGATTCTTCTTCAGCACCAGTATGGTTCGATTTAACAACAAATATTCCCGGTTTTTCACAAGGGATTACAAGTTTAAAAGCTGGTGGTGATTTTATTGAAAATGGGGATGGAACTATTACCGTTAATGATTTTGGTATAGGAGCTATTTTTATGCCTTCTGCTTTAGCCTATTATAGTAACTCGGGAAATAGTGGAATACCAGCATATTCTCCATTAGTATTTAAGTTAAACTTGGTTGCTGTAAGTGAAATTGATCACGACAGAGACGGTATTCCTTCGTACATGGAAGATCTAAACGGGAACGGTAACTTAAGTGATGACAATACCGATATAGATACTGAAAATTCCACTCAACGATTTTTGCCTAATTATGTAGATTCAGATGATGATGGGGATGGCAAACTTACAAGAGATGAAATTATCATTAATGAAGATGGTACCATAGAATTTCCAGATGCAGACGGAGACGGAGTTCCTGATTATCTAGATAAGGATACAAAATAA
- a CDS encoding type II toxin-antitoxin system HipA family toxin — protein MAGGKFEIYVFADWIGLEEPSPIGTLSAHFAKGKKAFSFEYDKNWLKTDAQRLLDPDIDFYSGPQYPANKENFGIFLDSMPDTWGKTLMKRRAAQDARDRNEKAETLYEIDYLLGVFDESRMGALRFKTDLEGPFLDNDTNSPTPPWSSIGELQEAVNHLENDEQSDTVRKWIAVLIAPGSSLGGARPKANILDAQKNLWIAKFPSKTDVVDKAAWEFLAYKLAIASGIEMAESKIEKISGQYHTFLTKRFDRDNGKRIHFASAMTMTANTEDIIRDTIPSYLEIVEFIENYGVDVETNLHKLWRRIVFNIAISNTDDHLRNHGFILTEKGWILSPAYDLNPSIEKDGLSLNIDMDDNALSFDLAKSVGMYFRLSESEMEIILSEVLVVVKNWKHFAEEIGLKRSEVEFMEGSFRWE, from the coding sequence ATGGCTGGAGGAAAATTTGAAATATACGTTTTTGCCGATTGGATTGGTTTGGAAGAACCATCACCCATAGGAACACTTTCTGCACATTTTGCCAAGGGCAAAAAGGCATTCAGTTTTGAGTATGATAAAAATTGGTTAAAAACCGATGCGCAACGATTACTAGATCCAGATATTGATTTTTATTCAGGCCCACAATACCCTGCTAATAAAGAAAATTTCGGCATCTTTTTAGATAGTATGCCAGACACTTGGGGTAAAACGTTAATGAAACGTAGAGCTGCACAAGATGCTAGAGATAGGAATGAAAAAGCGGAAACGTTGTATGAAATAGATTATCTGCTCGGAGTTTTTGATGAGAGTAGAATGGGAGCTTTACGATTTAAAACTGATTTAGAAGGCCCTTTTTTAGATAATGATACAAATAGTCCAACACCACCTTGGTCATCAATTGGTGAGCTTCAAGAAGCAGTAAATCATTTAGAAAATGATGAACAAAGTGATACCGTCAGAAAATGGATAGCAGTTTTAATTGCACCTGGTTCTTCTCTAGGAGGTGCAAGACCTAAGGCTAATATACTTGATGCCCAAAAGAACTTGTGGATAGCCAAATTTCCTTCTAAGACGGATGTAGTAGATAAAGCAGCTTGGGAGTTTCTAGCCTATAAATTGGCGATTGCCTCCGGAATTGAAATGGCAGAATCTAAAATAGAAAAGATAAGCGGTCAATACCATACATTCCTGACCAAACGATTTGATAGGGATAATGGAAAAAGAATCCACTTTGCCTCAGCAATGACAATGACTGCAAATACAGAAGATATTATCAGAGACACAATACCTAGTTATTTAGAAATTGTTGAGTTTATTGAAAACTATGGAGTTGATGTGGAAACTAATTTACACAAATTATGGAGAAGAATTGTGTTTAATATTGCTATATCAAATACGGATGATCACCTAAGAAATCACGGATTTATCCTAACAGAAAAGGGTTGGATTTTATCGCCAGCTTATGACTTAAACCCTTCAATAGAAAAAGATGGTCTATCTTTAAATATAGATATGGATGATAATGCCTTAAGCTTTGACTTGGCAAAAAGTGTAGGAATGTATTTTCGCTTAAGCGAAAGTGAAATGGAAATTATACTTTCAGAAGTATTGGTGGTGGTTAAAAACTGGAAACATTTTGCAGAAGAAATAGGATTAAAAAGAAGTGAAGTGGAATTTATGGAGGGGTCTTTTCGGTGGGAATGA
- a CDS encoding LptF/LptG family permease produces the protein MTILDKYILKRYLVTFSVMLLLFIPIGIMVHLAEQIGKMQDNEAPLNEILVYLGNFSIYIGSMLLPIFLFLSVIFFTSKLASNTEIVAILSSGISYARFLKPYIIGATIVATFMLLMGMFIVPNASKGFNEFKFKYLKKGKQDRVTENIFNQLNENDFIYVSRFDPLRQQGYNFTLEHFNEENVLEYKLSAANIRWVPTDSLYRLTSYVKRSLIGETEIIETKTRLDTIFPFKINDLTPVSYIAETKNLFELNEFIADQKRKGASNINTYILAKYKRWSLPITAFILTLIAVAVSAQKRRGGMGVNLAFGILVAFIYIFFDRVFGTLAEQSGFSPLLAVIVPNLLFGGLALYLLRRAMR, from the coding sequence GTGACCATTTTAGATAAATACATATTAAAGCGTTATTTGGTAACATTTTCAGTAATGTTATTATTGTTTATTCCTATCGGAATCATGGTTCATTTGGCCGAACAGATAGGGAAAATGCAAGATAATGAAGCGCCACTAAATGAAATACTGGTGTATTTAGGGAATTTTTCTATTTATATCGGGAGTATGTTATTGCCTATTTTTCTATTCTTATCTGTCATCTTTTTTACCTCAAAACTCGCAAGTAATACTGAGATTGTAGCCATACTCAGTTCAGGTATCTCTTATGCTCGTTTTTTAAAGCCCTATATTATTGGCGCTACCATAGTCGCTACATTTATGCTTTTAATGGGGATGTTTATTGTACCGAATGCCAGCAAAGGCTTTAATGAGTTTAAGTTTAAATATTTAAAAAAAGGAAAACAAGACAGAGTTACAGAAAATATTTTCAATCAATTGAATGAGAATGATTTTATTTATGTTAGTCGTTTTGATCCACTGCGTCAGCAAGGCTATAATTTTACCCTAGAACATTTTAACGAAGAGAATGTTTTAGAGTATAAGTTGTCAGCGGCAAATATTAGATGGGTGCCTACAGACTCTTTGTATAGGCTTACTTCTTATGTAAAACGCAGTTTAATAGGTGAAACTGAAATTATTGAAACAAAAACAAGGTTAGACACCATTTTTCCATTTAAAATAAATGACTTAACCCCTGTTTCGTATATCGCAGAAACTAAGAATTTATTTGAATTAAATGAATTTATAGCCGATCAGAAGCGGAAAGGAGCATCAAACATTAATACCTATATTTTAGCGAAATATAAAAGATGGTCCTTGCCTATTACTGCTTTTATTTTAACCTTAATTGCCGTAGCTGTCTCTGCACAAAAACGCAGAGGTGGTATGGGAGTAAACTTAGCCTTTGGGATTTTAGTAGCCTTTATCTACATATTTTTTGATCGCGTTTTTGGGACCTTAGCGGAACAATCAGGTTTTTCTCCACTTTTAGCAGTTATTGTTCCTAACCTTTTGTTTGGCGGGCTCGCACTTTATTTATTGCGAAGAGCCATGCGATAG
- a CDS encoding RNA-binding S4 domain-containing protein — protein sequence MRIDKYLWCVRYFKTRNIGTEACKKGHVKLNGSAAKPSKEVMPQDKIIVRKNQINYQLTVLDIPPNRVGAKLVALYRLDTTPASEFESNELLQYSKDYYRKKGAGRPTKKDRRDIEDYIDDSAVPKNSEE from the coding sequence ATGCGAATAGATAAATATCTTTGGTGTGTGCGTTATTTTAAAACACGTAATATTGGTACTGAAGCTTGTAAAAAGGGCCATGTAAAATTAAATGGCTCGGCAGCCAAGCCTTCTAAGGAAGTTATGCCTCAAGACAAAATTATAGTACGAAAAAACCAGATTAATTATCAACTTACTGTTTTAGACATACCACCCAACAGAGTTGGTGCTAAATTAGTAGCTTTATACCGATTAGATACCACGCCAGCTTCGGAGTTTGAAAGCAATGAACTTTTACAATATTCCAAAGATTATTATAGAAAAAAGGGCGCAGGTAGACCCACTAAAAAAGATAGGCGCGATATTGAAGATTATATTGATGATAGTGCTGTACCCAAAAATAGTGAGGAGTAA
- a CDS encoding site-specific integrase: MKTNSTFSTLFWVYSKRAKNNQATIYARITINSKRVNISLKKKADITLWDSSRQRVKGNSKTARITNLYLDEVQSLLFSHYKDLKLEHKTISPQILKSRFLGEEKIQYSLLDIITFFNDKMSNKLSPKTLCHYNTSQNYILSFLKKEYKEDDRFLRDLDYKFVIGFENYLRGYRPKHYLGKIGNNAVMKHIQRLRRMINLALDMEWIDKDPFVKFKAKLEKRERDFLTKKELEQIESLATQITRLDIVRDLFIFSCYTGIAYVDIMTLTSKNIIEGIDSENWIMANRTKTGTPFKIPLLTKAKVIISKYSSKTDENSSLLPKLSNQKLNSYLKEIADLCGIEKNLTFHMARHTFATTVTLSNGVPLETVSKLLGHTKLATTQIYARVVEQKVSDDMNLLRAKIEVQKSTLTIVK, translated from the coding sequence ATGAAAACAAATTCCACTTTTTCAACCCTTTTTTGGGTGTACAGCAAACGTGCTAAAAACAATCAGGCCACAATTTATGCTAGAATTACAATTAATTCTAAAAGAGTTAATATTAGTTTAAAAAAGAAAGCCGACATAACCCTTTGGGACTCTTCAAGACAAAGAGTAAAAGGAAATTCTAAAACTGCACGAATCACAAATCTTTATTTAGATGAGGTTCAATCTCTTCTTTTTAGCCATTACAAAGATTTAAAGCTAGAACATAAAACAATTTCCCCGCAAATTCTAAAGTCTCGATTTCTTGGGGAAGAAAAAATTCAGTATTCCTTATTAGACATTATAACTTTTTTCAATGATAAAATGTCTAATAAACTTAGCCCAAAAACTTTGTGTCATTATAATACAAGCCAAAATTACATACTTAGCTTTTTGAAGAAGGAATACAAGGAGGATGACCGTTTTCTCAGGGATTTAGATTACAAATTTGTCATTGGATTTGAAAATTACCTAAGAGGTTATCGTCCTAAACATTATCTAGGTAAAATTGGAAACAATGCTGTAATGAAACATATTCAGCGGCTTAGAAGAATGATAAATCTAGCGCTTGATATGGAATGGATTGATAAGGATCCATTCGTTAAATTCAAAGCTAAACTTGAAAAGCGAGAAAGAGATTTTCTTACTAAAAAAGAATTAGAGCAAATAGAATCATTGGCAACACAAATAACAAGACTCGACATTGTCCGAGATTTATTTATTTTCAGTTGCTATACAGGAATCGCCTATGTCGACATAATGACGCTTACTTCAAAAAATATCATTGAGGGAATTGATTCTGAAAATTGGATCATGGCGAATAGAACTAAAACAGGTACTCCATTTAAAATTCCTTTATTAACTAAGGCAAAAGTTATTATTAGTAAATATTCCTCTAAAACCGATGAAAATTCTAGCTTATTACCCAAGCTATCCAATCAGAAATTAAACAGTTATTTGAAAGAAATTGCAGATTTATGTGGGATCGAAAAAAACCTTACTTTCCATATGGCAAGACATACATTTGCTACTACAGTAACTCTAAGCAACGGTGTACCCCTAGAAACTGTTTCTAAACTTCTTGGTCATACCAAACTTGCAACAACACAAATATATGCAAGAGTTGTTGAGCAAAAAGTAAGTGATGACATGAATCTTTTGAGAGCTAAAATTGAAGTTCAAAAATCAACATTAACCATTGTTAAATAA
- the tgt gene encoding tRNA guanosine(34) transglycosylase Tgt has product MKFTLKHTDVHSKARAGEIITDHGKIETPIFMPVGTVGSVKAVHQRELKEEINPDIILANTYHLYLRPKTEILKKAGGIHKFMGWDRNILTDSGGYQVYSLSGNRKIKEEGVKFKSHIDGSYHVFTPENVMEIQRVIGADIIMAFDECTPYPCDYKYAQRSMHMTHRWLERCLKHLEKTPLIYDYSQTFFPIVQGSTYKDLRRQSAEYIAGVGAEGNAIGGLSVGEPAEEMYAMTEVVCEVLPEDKPRYLMGVGTPINILENIALGIDMFDCVMPTRNARNGMLFTAHGSINIKNKKWEDDFSPIDEMGITFVDTEYSKAYLRHLFAANEYLGKQIATIHNLGFYLWLTREARKHILAGDFYDWKNKMVKQMDKRL; this is encoded by the coding sequence TTGAAATTTACATTAAAGCATACTGACGTTCATAGCAAAGCGAGAGCTGGTGAAATTATAACCGATCATGGAAAAATAGAAACACCTATTTTTATGCCTGTTGGTACTGTAGGTTCTGTAAAAGCGGTGCACCAACGTGAGCTGAAAGAAGAAATTAACCCTGATATTATTTTAGCGAATACCTATCATTTATACTTAAGGCCTAAGACTGAGATTCTAAAAAAAGCAGGAGGAATTCATAAATTTATGGGTTGGGATAGAAATATCCTTACTGATAGTGGTGGGTATCAGGTATACTCGCTTTCAGGCAACCGAAAAATAAAAGAGGAAGGCGTAAAATTTAAATCGCACATAGACGGTTCGTACCACGTTTTTACACCTGAAAATGTCATGGAGATTCAGCGGGTTATAGGAGCGGATATTATTATGGCTTTCGACGAATGTACGCCATACCCATGCGATTACAAATACGCACAACGCTCTATGCATATGACGCATAGATGGTTAGAGCGTTGTTTAAAACATTTAGAAAAAACGCCACTTATTTACGATTATAGTCAAACTTTTTTTCCAATAGTTCAAGGGTCTACCTATAAAGATTTAAGAAGGCAGTCTGCAGAGTATATCGCAGGTGTTGGTGCCGAAGGGAATGCTATCGGTGGATTATCAGTCGGAGAGCCAGCAGAAGAAATGTACGCCATGACCGAGGTGGTTTGTGAAGTTTTACCCGAAGACAAACCTAGATATTTAATGGGCGTTGGTACACCTATAAATATTTTAGAAAATATTGCCTTAGGGATTGATATGTTCGATTGTGTTATGCCCACCAGAAATGCAAGAAACGGTATGTTATTCACGGCTCACGGCTCTATAAATATAAAAAACAAGAAATGGGAAGATGATTTTTCTCCTATTGATGAAATGGGGATCACTTTTGTAGATACCGAATATTCCAAGGCCTATTTAAGACATCTTTTTGCAGCCAATGAATATTTAGGAAAACAAATTGCCACTATTCACAACTTAGGTTTTTATCTTTGGTTGACTCGCGAAGCAAGAAAACATATTTTAGCTGGTGATTTTTATGATTGGAAAAATAAGATGGTAAAACAAATGGATAAAAGGCTGTAA
- a CDS encoding DMT family transporter — protein sequence MMTDKVKNYLHLHVIVFIWGFTAVLGKLISLDALPLVWYRMGIAVALIGLFIILKRIPLKVAPKQLAWMGIAGIVIALHWVTFFTAIKVSTVSVALATLSTGAFFTALLEPFWYGRKIIGYEIFFGILVMLGLYIIFNVETQYTQGIIYGLISALLSAIFSLINGKLVQTNKPSIISFYELGLGVLFLTAYLGYKSRFTSSFFEVSVNDWLFLGILASVCTAYAFIASVKVMKFLTPYTVMLTINLEPIYGIILAFVLLGESEKMNPLFYLGALLILSTVIANGLLKNRARLKKWSRS from the coding sequence ATCATGACCGATAAAGTTAAAAATTACCTACACCTTCACGTCATTGTTTTTATTTGGGGCTTTACGGCCGTGCTAGGAAAACTCATAAGTTTAGATGCTTTACCCTTGGTTTGGTATCGGATGGGTATTGCTGTAGCACTTATTGGATTGTTTATTATTCTAAAAAGAATACCGCTTAAGGTAGCTCCGAAACAATTGGCATGGATGGGAATTGCAGGCATTGTAATCGCCTTGCATTGGGTTACTTTTTTTACGGCTATAAAAGTGTCTACTGTTTCGGTGGCTCTAGCGACGCTGTCCACTGGCGCGTTTTTTACGGCTTTATTAGAGCCTTTCTGGTACGGTCGTAAAATAATTGGCTATGAAATATTTTTTGGTATCCTGGTCATGCTTGGGCTCTACATTATTTTTAATGTCGAAACACAGTACACACAAGGAATTATATACGGATTAATATCCGCCTTATTGTCTGCTATTTTTTCTTTAATCAATGGAAAACTTGTTCAAACCAATAAGCCGAGTATAATTTCATTTTATGAACTAGGCTTAGGTGTTTTATTTCTAACGGCATATCTAGGGTATAAGAGTCGTTTTACAAGTTCCTTTTTTGAAGTATCTGTAAACGACTGGTTATTTTTAGGTATTCTAGCATCTGTTTGCACTGCCTATGCTTTTATAGCTTCTGTAAAAGTAATGAAGTTTTTAACGCCGTATACCGTCATGTTAACCATCAATTTAGAACCTATTTACGGGATAATTTTAGCCTTTGTTTTGCTAGGAGAAAGCGAAAAAATGAATCCTTTATTCTATTTAGGGGCTTTATTAATACTAAGCACGGTGATAGCCAACGGATTACTAAAGAACCGAGCAAGGTTAAAAAAATGGAGTAGGAGTTAG
- a CDS encoding phosphoribosyltransferase family protein: MQHIILTHQEIQHKIKRIAYQIYEANVDEEEIIIAGIEGGGLNFATRIEQVLKEITSAKITICKLSMDKTNPLSTGVKTSLPEAAYANKSIVLVDDVLNSGTTLIYGVHHFLRVPLKQLKTAVLVNRNHKKYPVKADYKGISLSTSLHEKVKVEFKAKNDVVYLL; encoded by the coding sequence ATGCAACATATTATACTTACACACCAGGAAATTCAGCATAAAATAAAACGAATTGCATATCAGATCTATGAAGCAAATGTGGATGAAGAAGAAATTATAATTGCAGGTATTGAGGGTGGTGGGCTTAATTTTGCCACTAGAATAGAGCAGGTCCTGAAAGAAATTACCTCAGCAAAAATTACTATTTGTAAGCTTAGTATGGATAAGACGAATCCTTTAAGTACCGGGGTAAAAACATCACTTCCAGAGGCGGCTTATGCCAACAAATCAATTGTATTAGTAGACGATGTTTTAAACTCTGGAACGACCTTGATTTATGGTGTTCATCATTTTTTACGCGTGCCTTTAAAACAATTAAAAACGGCGGTATTAGTGAATAGAAATCATAAAAAATACCCTGTCAAAGCAGATTACAAGGGTATATCACTCTCTACTTCGTTGCATGAAAAAGTAAAGGTTGAATTTAAGGCTAAAAATGACGTGGTTTACCTACTCTAA
- a CDS encoding shikimate kinase, with the protein MKIVLVGYMGSGKSTIGRLLSKKLKINFIDLDDYLVSKLKMPISELFEVKGELFFRKKEREYLQELMLKKTSFILATGGGTPCYGDNLRIIQEGTTHDFYLKLSIPSLVQRLLSEKENRPILKNIANDALPEFIGKHLFERNNYYLKANHIIPCDGLHPEALVEEIIRRLE; encoded by the coding sequence ATGAAAATTGTACTTGTGGGGTATATGGGAAGCGGTAAAAGTACCATAGGAAGATTACTTTCTAAGAAATTGAAAATCAATTTTATAGACTTGGATGACTACCTTGTTTCTAAATTAAAAATGCCAATTTCAGAACTTTTTGAAGTGAAAGGTGAGCTATTTTTTAGAAAAAAGGAACGTGAATATCTTCAGGAGCTAATGCTTAAAAAAACATCATTTATTTTAGCGACGGGTGGTGGAACTCCTTGTTATGGCGATAATTTAAGAATTATTCAGGAGGGTACTACGCACGATTTTTATTTAAAATTATCAATTCCGAGTTTGGTTCAGCGCTTGCTATCTGAAAAAGAAAACCGTCCTATACTAAAAAACATTGCGAACGATGCGCTGCCAGAATTTATTGGAAAGCACTTATTTGAACGAAATAATTATTATCTAAAGGCCAATCACATTATTCCATGTGACGGATTACATCCTGAGGCCCTAGTGGAAGAAATTATCAGGCGATTAGAGTAG